DNA sequence from the Podospora pseudocomata strain CBS 415.72m chromosome 2 map unlocalized CBS415.72m_2.2, whole genome shotgun sequence genome:
GAAGGGGTCGTGGCGGTGGTCGGGTTATGGAACAGGACAAAACGAAGGGAAGCCAGGACATGGAGCACTTACTACAtgtttttttctcctctttTTCAAAAGACCGCCGGGGCTTCTTTTGGgacctctttttttcctttgtaCTACTACACATTACCACTATGACACACACAGAGAAAGagtttttgtgttttttttcttcggGCTTTGACAGTGTTTTTGGCCTCTTTGGGGCGTCTTTTTCACTATGTTTTATACACGGGTTAtgatggttgttgttgggtgggggaagaaggggtgggggaagaagggTGGGGGGCGGTGATTGTTTGTTGCTATTTATTTTTGATCCATACCACCTTTTATTATTGTGAATTCCAACTTCTATTCCGGCAGCATTAATACTATGCCTTGATTGTTGTTTTGACCTCTGTTCATTGTGGGATTGATGACATGAATATTGCAGAGACAATAAGTCGGTTCTTGGCAGATAGTACATGTAAACAGTAGAGAAGGTGAGTAgtattttttgtttttttttgggggggaacTAATAGCAAAAATACATTCATCATTCCAAgtccctcgccgccaaaacctcctctctAGTAGGCGGCTCAGTCTTTTTCATTGGGTTCCTGACCCACTCGAAATTGGCAAAAGGGCCTCTTGTAAAGGAGGGTTCCATTGAGGCGATGACCTTGCCTCTTATGAGGCCTAGGGGGACGGGGCCGAAGATGCGGGAGTCGTTTGAGGCTGGGAGGTTGTCGCCTACTAGATAGACGTGGCCTTCTGGGACctgttgtttgtgttggtAAGTTATACTCGACTAGAGTGATGTCGAtattgtgattgagaggGCAAGTTTGTGGTATGTGTGACGgggaaaaataaaaaataaaaagggggggttgaagggatTGGGGCTTACTTGTAACATGAGAGCGTCGTCTGCTGCTGGGCCGGGGGTGCCGATGAGGACGTAGTCGCCTGGGAGGCCGATGACGCGCTTTACGCCGATGGCGGATGGGCggtcggggagggtgaaggttACTATGTCGCCTATGGAGAGGTTCCGGCCGAGGCGGGAGAGGCGGGAGGTGAGGTGCCAGGTTCCTGTGATCGGGTAGGTGGCTAGCATTGAGGGGCCTTGGGctggggcgagggagaggaggttgttcCAGATTAGGTGGGCGAGGGCAAGGAGTTTGAGgtaggagaggaggaggcggagggggtggaggggggggaaggggggggttggttcgTTTTGGgattgttggttttggtcaTGGTGATTGTTCTGCtggcggtgttgatgttggggttgggtatTTTCGGGACTtgtagtggtggtgctgtaagacttttggggtggtgagaggtTAGTCTGTGCtggtgaggtgggtgagggtcTGAATGGGTGTGGTTGTGTGAGTGAGAGCCGGGTGAGTGGTCTGTGAGGTGAGAGGTTGTGTGGCCGGGTAATGGCTCGTAACCGGTAGAGACTCGACATTAGTTGTTGATCGTTTGAAACTCCTTCAATCGCTGAACTTTGACTGACAACAAGTGCGATATCGTCCTCTTCTCACACCGGGGTTAAGGACCATAAGTGATGCCGTCTAATTGGAAGTTGAGCATTCATGAACGAAGAGGTCATGCCAAGCCCCCCCATGTTGCTAGCCGTGGTAGCTGCAGGTGAGAGCTCCAATGCAGCTTCATGATTGGCTAATATTCTCCGATGGGAAACCAGTAACGGCGCAAATGTTGAACCTCATCCTTGGGCTTTTCAACTtttccaacctcaaccttaAACAGCCGACAAAATGAAGGGCTCACCGTGTGCTTTCAGCTCGGCCGCAGCCATTCGAAGCGTATTCCTCAACAATGCGGCCCCCATCGCCGGTCCCGCGCACCTTCAGCGACTTTTGTTGCCCTCATTAGCAACACCATCGCGGCAACGTTCCTTTTTCGGGCGAGCAAGCCCAGAAACCGAGAGATTCCCAGTTGGAACATTTCGAAGGTCTCCCACCTTGGACAGAAGAGAGCCAAAAGCCACCGATGGCAGGATTCTAAACTACAACATCAGAGGCAATATGGTCGTCATCCGCACCAAAGATGGCACCCTCAGCGAACCCCAAGACAAGATCGAAGTCTTGCGGAATCTAGACTTGAACAAGAGCGCGCTCGAACAGATTGCAGAGCCGCATTCTGGCCGCCCGTTCCCTATTTGCAGGATTATTCTTCAAGGGGacgagcaaaagaaggctTATACACAGatgaaggcggagaagaagaagctgcaGAATGGGGTCAAGATTGTCACaaaggaggttgagatgaaCTGGGCGATGGCGCCGCATGACTTGGCCACGAAGATTAGGAGGCTGAAGGGGTTCTTGGAGAAGGGGTATAGGGTTGAGGTTACGATGATGCatcccaagaagaagagcaagaggaaggcgaatgatgaggaggcgaagcAGGTTTTTGGTGAGGTGATTAaagtgctggaggaggtgcctGGGACGACAGAATACAAGTCGAGACAGGGGCAGGTTGGAAAGACGCAGTTGTTGTTTTTGCAGGGGAAGATTCCCAAGGCTCAACCTGCCGCTGCTGGGATGGAGAGCTCGCCAGAGACGGCTGATGAGAGTGCTggggaagaaaaggaggctGAAAGTCAGGAAAGGTCGGATACTGCTGGAAGCTAATCATAGCGGTCGACAGTATGTATAATTTTGGGACAAATGTACAATAGTAGACATGTAAAAACATTTAATGAGGCCATGACCACTCACTTATGATCAAGACAAAGGCCGGATGCATTCAGGCACCATAAAGACGGGAGGGAACGGGCATTTAAGCTCTGAGCTAAGAGAGCAGGGGTTCTGGCTGTTGATTGGAGAGATAACCCGCAGAATGCG
Encoded proteins:
- a CDS encoding uncharacterized protein (COG:U; EggNog:ENOG502WKMA; MEROPS:MER0000597), whose product is MSSLYRLRAITRPHNLSPHRPLTRLSLTQPHPFRPSPTSPAQTNLSPPQKSYSTTTTSPENTQPQHQHRQQNNHHDQNQQSQNEPTPPFPPLHPLRLLLSYLKLLALAHLIWNNLLSLAPAQGPSMLATYPITGTWHLTSRLSRLGRNLSIGDIVTFTLPDRPSAIGVKRVIGLPGDYVLIGTPGPAADDALMLQVPEGHVYLVGDNLPASNDSRIFGPVPLGLIRGKVIASMEPSFTRGPFANFEWVRNPMKKTEPPTREEVLAARDLE
- a CDS encoding uncharacterized protein (EggNog:ENOG503P5DX; COG:J), with translation MNEEVMPSPPMLLAVVAAADKMKGSPCAFSSAAAIRSVFLNNAAPIAGPAHLQRLLLPSLATPSRQRSFFGRASPETERFPVGTFRRSPTLDRREPKATDGRILNYNIRGNMVVIRTKDGTLSEPQDKIEVLRNLDLNKSALEQIAEPHSGRPFPICRIILQGDEQKKAYTQMKAEKKKLQNGVKIVTKEVEMNWAMAPHDLATKIRRLKGFLEKGYRVEVTMMHPKKKSKRKANDEEAKQVFGEVIKVLEEVPGTTEYKSRQGQVGKTQLLFLQGKIPKAQPAAAGMESSPETADESAGEEKEAESQERSDTAGS